Genomic window (Desulfobulbaceae bacterium):
AAAAATGTGGTTGATTTTGTCCCGGAAACGCCTGCAGAGACAGCCGCAATGGAAGTGTTGTGGCGAAAGATTATCGATTGTGCTGGGATAAGCAAGACCTTGGCTCCGATTGGTGAGTATATTCCGTCCAAGAAAAATCAGCTTAGTTTCGTGATTGAAGGTGGTGATGGCGGAAAAACTGTCTGGTCTGAGACCACATCAGCAACAAACTGCACCTATGTTTGTGGAATTTGTAATAAGTATATGAATGTTAAGGCCGGTGATACTGTACCGCTCTGCTGCGGTAAACTGATGGAAAATGTAGACTAACGTACAAAAAAATACGGAGGAACGTGAATGGACAAGTATGAGTGCCCTTGCGGCTATGTGTATGATCCTGCGATTGGCGATATTGATAATGGTGTTGAGCCGGGGACGGCCTTTGCCGATCTGCCCGACGACTGGGTCTGTCCGAAGTGCGGGGCTGAAAAGGAGTATTTTTTTCAGTCCTGAGCCGTTTGTTTGACCTTCAACAAAAAACCCGCCCTGACAGCATGTCGTCAGTGGCGGGTTTTTTGTTGGTGAGTGGAGGATAAATGATAATTGTGGACATGCTTACTGTTTAACCAAGAGTCATCTCGTTAACTTTTGGCAAGGAGGCCCGCTAGGTCCACAAGTTTACTTCATCATGGTTTCGGTATCAAAGGGTATCAGTATGTCCGGATACACTTTTCGGAAGAGAAGATCGTCTTTTCTATCAGAAAAGTTCCGACCTCTCTTCGTTGTTCATGCTGTGATGGCAAAGGAGCCGTGTTTTTTAAGCTGAGAATTTATGCCCTTCATGAGGCAAAGTGCACTCCAGTTGGAGGAACCATATTTTTGCCATGTGAATTCCAGGAAAAATGGTGGTTGAAATATTTCTTTTGATTGCCTCCGGGTAAAATCAGGCTATGATAGCTGGCAGAAAAAGGATGTATTTCTAATGCCTGCTGCATCTGGAGGGGTGAGCAATGAAGATAACTTGGTATGGACACTCTTGTGTCTTGATAGAATCAGAGAAGGCGTCATTATTGATTGATCCTTTTTTGACAGGGAATGCCACGGCCCCGGTTGGTCCCGGAGAGGTCAATCCAAGCTATATCCTTCTGACTCATGGTCATGCAGATCATGTTGGAGATACGATTGCAATTGCCAAGCGTTGTGGCGCAACCGTGGCGGCCAATTTTGAAATCTGTAATTGGCTGACACGTCAAGGGGTTTCGAATACCCATGCGCAGCACATTGGGGGCGGGTTTGATTATCCATGGGGAAGGCTTCAACTGACTATGGCATTGCACGGTTCTTCCATGCCTGATGGGAGTTATGGGGGGAATCCATGTGGTCTGCTCATCACTATCGAAGGTAAAAGCATATATCACGCCGGAGATACGGGTCTTTTTTCCGATATGAAGTTGATTGGCGAGACCGGTGTTGATGTCGCCATTTTGCCTATTGGCGATAATTTTACCATGGGTCCTGCCGATGCCTTGAGGGCAGTAGAATTTATCAAGCCGAAGCAGGTGATTCCCATCCATTTCAGCACATTCCCAGTGATTAGGCAGGACCCTTTGGCATGGGCGGCAAAAGTTGAGGAGGTGACCGCCGTCCAGGTGGTGATTTTGACACCTGGTACTCCCTTTGTCCTGTCGTGAATGTCGCTGTAATCCCTATTTTGTTTGGTTTGGCTTGGTTGGGAGAATCCTGTATTGACAGGGCTATGATTTTGTAATATCAGCTAGGGGGTAGTATCGGTAAAGGTTTGATGTGGTGTATGTCACGATCAATATGGATTTTTTTCGGCGCTGACGCAAGAATACTTAATAAGGATGACTTATGTCTCGATTGTTAAAGATAACTCAGGTGGCAGGCCTGTTTCTTCTGGGGTTGTTGTTGCCCTGTGTGGTCCTTGCGGCTGGTAACTTTATCGATAATCAGGATGGTACAATCTCCGATACCACGCAGCGACTGTTGTGGCAAAAGACCGATGATGGTGTTCAGCGTTCCTGGGAAGAAGCGTTGTCATATTGTGAATCGTTGGAATTAGTTGGCCACACTGACTGGATGCTCCCAGAGTCTCATCAGTTGGAGGCTTTGATTGACACCAAGCAATCGCCAACAATAGACCCTGTTTTTGCGGTTAAGCCTTCATACTACTGGTCGGCGACTGGTAGTGCGACCAGCGCTGAATCTGCCAAGTATGTCAACTTTTTTTATGGTAATACGTATGCTTACAGCAAAAAAAATCCCTATTATGTCCTTTGTGTTCGCGTGGATTCCACGGCGAAAAACAGGGGGTTGACCGCTGTCTTCACCGGAGCATCGACGCCAGGGAAATCTCTGGCGATTCGTTTTACGGCAACAGTCACCGGGGGCAAGGAACCCTACTTCTATGAGTGGGAGTTTGGGGATGGGGGCGCCTCGAGCGCTTCAAGCCCGACCCATGATTTTTCAACAGATGGCCAGTATAACGTCTTGTTGACTGTATCCGATGACGGGGGGGCAATTACAGTTGCCACTCAGGAAATTACCTTGCCGCTTGCAGATATTGGAACTGAGGTTACACCGAAGGGGCAACCCGCCGAGACTCAGCAAGAGGCTGGAGAGGATAAGACGAAAGAAGTGGCTGGGGCATCGTCTGAGTCGAATACTTCCCCAGCAGAAGCGGATAAGAAGGGAGTTCCGGCGCCCGGGTTGAGTAGCAAATCCGGACAACAGTCGCGGGGGGTGATGGACGTGGCTGCCAGTGGCCAGGGTCTGCCATATAAGGGCGGCGCTCTTGGGCATGGCCTGCTTGCTTACACCTTTGCCAACGCCATGGGTGGAGATGGTGATTGGGACAAGGATGGCACGGTCACCGCGAGTGAGCTTCATGGATATTTAGCTCAAGCCATCAAGAGTCTTTCCAAGGGGGAACAGACTCCGGTGATTACCCGTGATGATTTGGATTTCCCGGTTTGTGCCCCAACAGGCAGTACCTATGTCTTGGCTATTGCCTCAGGCCGGGACCTTAATGGGACCCCCTTGGCAGCAGTTCAAGACGCAGAACTGATCAGGAAGGCGGTTGAGGATAAGTGCAGAAATACCAAAACCATGATGTTGACAGGAAACCATGCGAACCGGCAGGAGATCCTCCAGTCCTTGTTGATGATTGGTTCTATGGTAACGACCGATGACATCCTGGTTGCCTATATCGGTGGGGAAAATAAACAGGATAATGGTCGTCTCAATTGGTACGTCAGCGATACCATGAAAGAGCTTCCGTTGTTTACAGGAATTTTTCATGACGATCTTCTTTGGTTTATGAGGAGTCTTCCGGTAGGTCATATTGTTGTTCTTGGGGAGAAAAATTAACCTGAGTAATTTTTGCTAATGGGGAAAAATGATGAAAATGTTGAACTGAGGCGAGAATATGCAAAAAAGTATCACTATCGAACGAATCATGGCTTCTGCTGGGATTTTGGGTGGTAACTATTCAGAAGGATTGAAAGATCGGGTTCGGCAACGACTTGATACCTTGCAGGAAATTTCCCGAATCAATCCTCCTGTCATTCCCTACCTCTGCGCCTGGAAGTACGATGATCGGGTGATCTGGTATGAATTTGCCGACGATGGATTTTGTGAGCTTCTGCGTTGCGACCGCCATAGTCTAGCCAATATCTTGAGGGGCGCTATCATTGATCGTCGTGTGTACCGCTATACGGATAAAGATCAGAAGGTGGAAGAGAAAATTATCACCCGTGATGAGTTGCGTGGTTCCTGGCAAGGACTTCGCAATGAGGTCGAGACGAGTGGGGAGGTTGAAGCCATTTATAAAGTCAGGATAAGTGATGATAAACATATCTGGCTTAAGGATCAGGCGACGATAGAACATTTCGATGATGACGGGATCTGCTTGTCGCTGGGGTTTCTGACTGACGTGTCGAAAGAAATGGACCTCAAAGACCTCTTTGAGAAAATAGGCTATATTGATGAGTTGACCAGGCTCCCTAAGCGATCAATTCTTGACCGGATGATTGAAGTCAATATTGGGAATTTTCAGCGGAGTAATATTGATGATTTTGTTTTGATGATGATCGATGTTGATCACTTTAAGAAGGTGAATGATACCTATGGGCATCTTGCCGGAGATTACATCTTGGTCAGTCTGGCTGAAGTGATGACTGCAACCACTCGAAAGCAGGATGAGATTGGCCGCTATGGTGGTGAGGAGTTCTATGGTTTTACCATCGGAGACATCTCCTTGGGGCTTAAGTTTGCTGAGCGCTTGCGCAAGCAGGTGGAGAAAGCACGCTTTGTCTACCAAGGTCAAGTGATTCCGATTACTGTTTCCATCGGTCTGGTTTCGGCAACTCAGTTGGGAGAGGCCAAAAGTCTGTCGGCAGACCAACTGGTATTTACAGCGGACAAAAGATTATATG
Coding sequences:
- a CDS encoding DUF1566 domain-containing protein, with protein sequence MSRLLKITQVAGLFLLGLLLPCVVLAAGNFIDNQDGTISDTTQRLLWQKTDDGVQRSWEEALSYCESLELVGHTDWMLPESHQLEALIDTKQSPTIDPVFAVKPSYYWSATGSATSAESAKYVNFFYGNTYAYSKKNPYYVLCVRVDSTAKNRGLTAVFTGASTPGKSLAIRFTATVTGGKEPYFYEWEFGDGGASSASSPTHDFSTDGQYNVLLTVSDDGGAITVATQEITLPLADIGTEVTPKGQPAETQQEAGEDKTKEVAGASSESNTSPAEADKKGVPAPGLSSKSGQQSRGVMDVAASGQGLPYKGGALGHGLLAYTFANAMGGDGDWDKDGTVTASELHGYLAQAIKSLSKGEQTPVITRDDLDFPVCAPTGSTYVLAIASGRDLNGTPLAAVQDAELIRKAVEDKCRNTKTMMLTGNHANRQEILQSLLMIGSMVTTDDILVAYIGGENKQDNGRLNWYVSDTMKELPLFTGIFHDDLLWFMRSLPVGHIVVLGEKN
- a CDS encoding GGDEF domain-containing protein → MQKSITIERIMASAGILGGNYSEGLKDRVRQRLDTLQEISRINPPVIPYLCAWKYDDRVIWYEFADDGFCELLRCDRHSLANILRGAIIDRRVYRYTDKDQKVEEKIITRDELRGSWQGLRNEVETSGEVEAIYKVRISDDKHIWLKDQATIEHFDDDGICLSLGFLTDVSKEMDLKDLFEKIGYIDELTRLPKRSILDRMIEVNIGNFQRSNIDDFVLMMIDVDHFKKVNDTYGHLAGDYILVSLAEVMTATTRKQDEIGRYGGEEFYGFTIGDISLGLKFAERLRKQVEKARFVYQGQVIPITVSIGLVSATQLGEAKSLSADQLVFTADKRLYAAKHQGRNRVVFE
- a CDS encoding rubredoxin, coding for MDKYECPCGYVYDPAIGDIDNGVEPGTAFADLPDDWVCPKCGAEKEYFFQS
- a CDS encoding metal-dependent hydrolase codes for the protein MKITWYGHSCVLIESEKASLLIDPFLTGNATAPVGPGEVNPSYILLTHGHADHVGDTIAIAKRCGATVAANFEICNWLTRQGVSNTHAQHIGGGFDYPWGRLQLTMALHGSSMPDGSYGGNPCGLLITIEGKSIYHAGDTGLFSDMKLIGETGVDVAILPIGDNFTMGPADALRAVEFIKPKQVIPIHFSTFPVIRQDPLAWAAKVEEVTAVQVVILTPGTPFVLS